In Erpetoichthys calabaricus chromosome 2, fErpCal1.3, whole genome shotgun sequence, a genomic segment contains:
- the nkx6.2 gene encoding homeobox protein Nkx-6.2, translating into MLAVGQMDTNRQSAFVLGSTPLAALHNMAEMKTSLFPYTLQNPAGFKAPSLTTLNAQIPLGTPHGISDILGRPITAGNFLSGLPRINGLATTAGMYFNPAAVSRYPKPLTELPGRAPIFWPGVVQGSPWRDPRITCPTQTNMVLDKDGKKKHSRPTFSGQQIFALEKTFEQTKYLAGPERARLAYSLGMTESQVKVWFQNRRTKWRKRHAAEMASAKKKHDSETEKLKESSDNEDDDEYNKPLDPNSDDEKITRLLKKHKATNLSLISPCSNSSDTL; encoded by the exons ATGTTAGCGGTAGGGCAGATGGATACTAACCGCCAGAGCGCTTTCGTTTTGGGCAGTACGCCCTTGGCAGCTCTTCATAACATGGCTGAAATGAAGACATCTTTATTCCCGTACACACTGCAGAACCCAGCGGGTTTCAAAGCACCTTCGTTAACAACTTTGAACGCCCAGATCCCTCTCGGGACGCCACACGGAATTAGTGACATTTTGGGTAGACCCATCACCGCTGGCAATTTTCTGTCGGGACTTCCTCGGATAAATGGACTGGCTACGACAGCTGGGATGTATTTTAACCCCGCGGCTGTTTCCCGGTACCCCAAGCCTTTGACGGAGCTGCCTGGTAGAGCGCCCATCTTTTGGCCCGGAGTTGTTCAAGGATCCCCTTGGAGAGACCCTCGAATCACTTGTCCAA CGCAAACCAACATGGTACTGGATAAAGACGGCAAGAAAAAGCACTCCCGACCTACGTTTTCAGGCCAGCAGATTTTTGCTTTGGAGAAAACCTTTGAGCAGACCAAATACTTGGCAGGTCCAGAGAGAGCGCGGCTTGCCTACTCGCTGGGGATGACCGAGAGCCAAGTCAAG GTGTGGTTTCAGAACCGAAGAACGAAGTGGAGGAAGCGACACGCGGCAGAAATGGCATCAGCAAAGAAGAAACACGACTCGGAAACGGAGAAATTAAAGGAGAGCTCGGATAACGAGGACGATGACGAATATAATAAACCTTTGGACCCAAATTCGGATGACGAAAAAATAACAAGACTTCTGAAGAAGCACAAAGCCACGAATTTATCTCTAATTAGTCCGTGTAGCAACAGCTCGGACACGTTGTGA